A portion of the Paenibacillus marchantiae genome contains these proteins:
- a CDS encoding PilZ domain-containing protein produces the protein MAINLRREPFRYTLKEPIMFEIFILSINGASAPPKPIQAELCDISRSGCQLSFPLNLHVESNNIRIGMNLLLFEDPLYLEGTLRWGKEENNQWHYGVQLEIQQGNHERLSREMRMLAGQGKIMVK, from the coding sequence ATGGCTATCAACCTTAGAAGAGAACCTTTTCGCTATACTTTAAAGGAACCGATAATGTTCGAAATTTTTATACTCAGCATTAACGGCGCCTCAGCACCACCCAAACCCATTCAAGCGGAATTATGCGATATCAGCCGATCCGGCTGTCAGCTTTCATTTCCGTTAAATCTACATGTGGAGTCCAATAACATCCGAATCGGCATGAACTTGCTGCTTTTTGAAGACCCCTTGTATTTGGAAGGAACGCTGCGCTGGGGCAAAGAAGAAAATAACCAATGGCACTACGGCGTACAGCTGGAGATCCAGCAAGGCAATCATGAGCGTTTATCCAGAGAAATGAGAATGCTTGCGGGGCAAGGCAAAATTATGGTGAAGTAA